The Corvus moneduloides isolate bCorMon1 chromosome 1, bCorMon1.pri, whole genome shotgun sequence nucleotide sequence TGTATTGCCTTTTAAGGTTCATTTCAAGTATACGTGGATCTTGAGCTAAGGAAGCCATGACCACCTGACCTCTCCAGGGTGGTCAGTAAAGTAATAGTCACAATGATTTGTTAAACAAAAAACACTTCACGAGCTGGAATTTCAGATAAAGTGTGCCGTTAATAAATCTAGTGCAAACTGTTTCACCTCATAAGAAAGACTACATTTTGTCTATCTCTTGGTAAATTCAGTGGATTAAAATAATACTGCCTATATGTTTCCTTACAAAATGAAGTTCTCAGTTCCTCTAATATTGCCAAACTTCAGGTTGCTGCACTGAGGTTTCCATGGCAGaaggtttatttaaaaaaaaaaaattatcccaaATGATTCTCCCGTCTCAGTGCACAAGTTTGAGAGAGTAGAAACAGGAGTATGATCTTCCTTGTGTCAGTGCTGCTTACAGTGATTTGCTTAGGCAGGTTTGATAACCCAGCCACCATGGACCACATTTCCCTTTGTGCTGTTTTGAGTGCAGCATAGAGGGTTCAAATATGGACCCATGCATTTAAAGTTTTTCTTAGTGCTGCATGGCAGACAGTGCCTGTATAGTCAAGATGGTGAACAAAAGGAATGATTTCTCACTTTCCATGTCCTTGCTGTTCCAGTGTCTTAATTGAAGGAGCCCATAATCCCATGCTGGTTTTTTCAATGGGAAGCCATGTCTCAGTGGTAGAATTGGAGTGTCCTTTGGACAACGTGTGTTGGGAGGGCCCGGCGCTGGCAGCCAAGTCTCCTCAATAACCCTTCTGCAAAAGTGAAACCAAAGAGGACTGGCTCACAACTGGAGTGATTACCTGAAtggcttttatttctctcttgtCCAGAGAGAACAGCTTTCCCTTGCGGATGATGACAGTGACAATGGCAGTGACAGGGAAGATGAGCAACCTCAAGTGGTGACACTGAAGAAAGGGGACTTGACTGCTGAAGAAGCAAtgaaaattaaacagcaaatcAAAGAGGCCTTAAAGTCAAATGAATCAGGTGAATTTCAAACTACTAATTTCTCGCTTTGTGTAGTCAAAGAGATAACCCATAAAAGGGGGCCTGATATTTGCTCAGTTTTCTACCATTTAATACTGTCTTTGATTAGTTCTGAATTTTTCACCTAAATAATTTGTACTTGTGGCTCCTAATTTCAAGTCATTAAGTATATATTCAGGATGTCTGGCTTTTTATAATTACGTAGTTCTGTACTTCTTGATTGTGCACCATCCTCCCTCTAAATACCcccttaaattaattttttttgttgtattaTTCCAGTGCACAGTCTTTTGACGTCACCTGTGATAATTTTTTAACTCATTGACTAGTTCAGCCAAATTTGACAGTGGAGTGGATGTTTTAAAGGTAATTGTGTGAGTTCATAAAAGAGAGTGTCAGGGCAGAGGGATTCAGGTCTGTCTTCAGTGGAAAGAATGGCAGATGTGTGGCTTGGGAACATATTAGCTGACTGGTCCATGTTATTACTTGCTTAAAATCAACCCCAGTATGTGTTGTGACTTGCAAATATATTAAGCAAAACTAAACAGATGGTACAATAGTGCCAAAAACCAGCAAGGTccagaaaaaaaggtttctttgcTAAAAGAACTACCCAGAATGGAAAGATGGAAGCCGTGTGGGAGGGACTGCTATAGTTTGACAATAATGATGTGAAACTGCACCTGATGGATACGGTTATGTTAAGAATTTCTCTCAGTATTCATCATTCAGATATGATTAAGTGCTTTGAGTGTCCAGAAACTTCAATCATCACACAGGGTGTGATGAAATGTAGCTTTATCTTTTGCTGACAGAAGACTTGACAGATTGAATGTAGCTACTACTGTCTCTAGTGGAAATGTCTTGACAATTAAGAATATAGGACTGGAACCTCACAAGTATAAAATAGGTGAATCATAGAAACTGGATGTCTTCTGTGGTTAGCCATTATGGCTATTTACAAAAGCTGCCAATTGAATTTAGAGCCCACTGTGAGGCCTAGCACATGGCTATCAATATGACATCCTTAGCTTCTCTGTATGCCATTCGGATTTGAAAATTCAAGTTTGTGCTGCCTCTGTGTAGACGTATGTGTTAAAGTTTAAATGGTATAAATGGCGAAGTCAGTAACAGCAGTGGGAGAAAATATGTTGAGAATCTtacattttttgaaaagcagattgATGAGAAATCTTTAAGTTTTAATAATGTAGGTTAGCTTGAAACTGAATAGAACTGCGTCCTATTTGTTTCTGCAGGTAGATATGTATTTGTTAGGTCTAAGCAGGTATATGACTTGAACTCCTCTGAGAATATATGTTCAGCTTTGGCCTTACTTCCTGGTGTCTTCTTACTGAAGGGTAATGCATATAGATGCTTCGTGTTGCAGTTGCTAAAGTCATCACACAATTTCTTTTCACCCTCCTAGTATTGGGAGAAGTTTCAACTTATTGGAAAGAAATGTCATGGTTCTTTCTGAGCATTGGCTTCCTTTTCATATAAGCAACTTGAACTTTGAATGATCACAGTAGGAGGAAAAATGATTTTGTAAGGCTGGGCAAAAAGAAGTCCATGAGAATCTATTGAGGTGGAGTCCATGCTGTGAAAAAAGTCCAAAAGAGCTACGAAGCTGAATACACTGTGTGAAATGGAAGTGTATTTGAATAGAGTGACTGAACTTATTTGGTGGAAAAAGACATTCCTAAGACATAATTGTATGTAGTGAGGATGGCAGTATTGAGTCCCTGTAGGACTTTGTCACCTCTGCTTATTACCCCTTCAGCCCTTCAGTAATAACTTGCATTTGGtggaaaaaatccacagaagTAGGTAGCAGGAGTGTTGGGGACTGCTGCCCTCTGTTCTGCATTATTGTGTTACTATTCATTCATCTGCCTTTGCAGTTAATATGAGGTCTTCgtgtccttttcctttttatggcTTATGGGAATAAACAGGGTAAGTGCTAATGTGTTCCTCTGCTATGGAGAGAACCCAGTGTGAAATTTTCAATGAAGGAAGGTGTGTGTGACTATGCTACAGCTTGCTGAAggcttttttgccttttgggcCTTTTTTGCACTGTCAGTCTGACCTCTAGCTTTAAATTCTGATTTCTAGTCTGAGGCAGGTGTTTAGACATCTGTTTACTTCCAGTTTAATAAAAAGAATGTTGAGTAACgtgaatttcttttattttttttgtctgaaaatggGAAGTATAAAGAAAGTTTGGTGCCGCATGACTTGGTTGCATTTCAtgttgctttgatttttatcCCGGAGTTGAAAgtcaaattaatttaattgctAATAGTGGACCATACTATATAGCCCCAACTTAGATCATTAGTGAAATTACATGAAGCTGTAAAGGTAATAGGAAAGTAAATTTCCCAGCTGATAATCTTCCTTTCCAGCATGCATCCATGCTGAGGCACTTTGATAGCTCCTAAGAAATGTGTTACTAGCTATCTGTTGTGAATgcaatttttcaaaacatgGGAAGTACTCAGTTTTAAAGTTCTGCCCTCTCCTCTTTTAGATCTGTAGTGATTGTCTTAATTTGAAGGACCTTGTCTTCAGGTTTAGGATTGTGATTTTACTCTAGAATTTTCCGTATTTCATTTACAtactttctcctttgttttcttctataACCTTTTTGACATGGCTACagtttttggtggttttgtgttggttttttttttttttaactttagaCGCCAGATGTTCCcatgatttgcattttcttttatagaTGAATAATACCTTTTGTGTTAAACACTTTTGCATTAATGTGGTAAAACCAGCTGATTAATGTCCTAGCTGCACTTAGTTGCCTCCTAAGGCAGAGCAAATCCTAGTGAAGATTTTCTCTCGGCTTCTGCAAGTAGGGAGTCACAGGGATCTTTTTTATTTAGGACCAAACCTTTCTTATATGAGAAAAAGCCCttttatattgaaatatttttctccatggAGCAGAGACTtagaagctttttaaaaataagtagtTTGTTTATCAGCAGTGATTTTGCTTAATGTTTTATGCATCATTTTATAAATTGTCACTGTTGGTTCAGAGGCAAATGGtcttatgaaaaattaaatttgcacaaaagaaaatatgtcaATTACTGCAAGATAGTTTATCCCAGCATTCGTTATAATCTATTAAATCAAATTTTGTTCCCTAGTGCTTTTCTACTTCATATGGCCTCTGGGACACTAACATGTGCAGATGACCAAATTTGGGAAAAGGTATCCTTTCATGTTCAAAGCcatataatatttttcttgtttcattctATATGCTGGGTTCTGAGGAAGGACAGTAGAGAAAGAAGATGAGGAGAAAACAGTCCATGCTGTTTTGGCTATTGGAGCTCTTTCTGAATaggcacaggctgctctgaTTAAGCAGTTGTTATATCCAGTATGTCTCACAGAGTTAATGGTGTTCTTTATCATGTGAAGTAGCAGGAACCTAAATCAAAGCTAACTTTGCAGTATTTAAGTAAGAAAAACTTCCCAAGTGTTCTCATATACAGTTGAGACTGACTACTGGAGCAAGACTGGCCTTCTTCTCTTCAAACCACCAGTGTGCCAAATTCCTGCAGTAAATGCTTCCAAAGGCATACAGAGAGAATGGGTGGCCAGAAAGCACTGTAAGGGGCATCTGAAATGGCTGACCTGAACTTCTAGTCTTAGAAACCATTAAAAAATTTGCCAGGTTATTGTAAATTTTTTCCCAACCCCCTATCTTTGGGTAGATGTATATGGTTTCCAGTGTTCCTCCGGCTGTTCCTGACAGTTTAGTGGCATTTGTTTCCTGTTGTTGCCTCATTGACCCATGTGGACATTGCTAACTACACAAATGACTACTAAATAGAAAAGCCCTGTAAACTGAAgagcaatatttctttttcagactcTCATTTCTACTTTTATTGTAATATATaacttgaaattaaaagaaaagaagagatttCTGACTTTGTGACTTCTTAAATTGATGTCACTTGTGAAGTGAGTTTTCAGCTCAACATCTGACTGTTGGTCAAGGAGTGTAAAAGTTTGTGATCCAAGTAAAAAGCAGCAATGATTAAGAACAGTGGGACTTTGAACTACTAGTGTAGTTTTTGACTCATTTTTCAGAAGtggattttattatttctcctgtagtgcttttatgtattttacttTGTGTATTTCAGTTTGCTTACCAGAAATCCCGCTTTCCATAATTTGTAATACTAACAGAATCTTCTATTAGGactctgttttaaaagctaCCAACACTGAGATTGTTTctttcgtttttttttttttttgcattgcttAATACAAGTCAGTTTTTTGTAGGTCCTTGatgcaaacaaaaaagataGCTGATACATAAGAACCTGGTGAAATTACAAAGGATAAAGTGAAGTTGTTTTACCAGCTGGAAAAGACAATCTTAACAAATCAACACAAATTTCTTGAACTGCTACATCAAATTCTTTCAAAAAGTGTAGTCTGTCTTCACTCTCTGCACATGTTGGTAAGGCCAGGCCTATGGTGTTTCCTCATCTGCTTCATTGTTTGCCAAGCACTGCCAACACACATTGCTCTCTGAAGCTGGCCTGGGCTTCCTGCTGAAGGGAATGTCCTTGAGCATGTAATGAAATTTTGACAGTGTTTAACCAGGCCAAGagctaaaataatttcctttgatGCAGAATAACCTGCAAATAGTATTGTGGCGCTGGAGGTCAGTGCTGAGCTAGTTGCCATTTTGGTGGAGTTTTTGAGCTTTGCTGTTTGTGCCCTTAGCttgtttcatatttaaattCATATTGCAAAGGTACTTACCAGTTTCTCCATCTGGTtggcaaaatgaaattattttgtgcaGTTCACAatgtgggcagcaggacagttgtgtgtaaaattaaaatttctgtccTCTATTTTTCCATGGATTCCAAACACAGACTgtttatctgttttcttttgtggaTATGCTTTGAACTACATTTTTAGGGGTTAGGTTTTTAAATTTACCACTCTAAGAAAATGTAGTAATCAGTTTGTTAGAGAGTGTCCAGTGAGGTTTGATTGTTTTGCTCCTCATGCTTATCCAGTAGCTGGTTGTGTCATTTCTACAGCAGTATGGGTACTATATACAGTTGGCACTCAGACTGGCTCCAGTACATAGACAGTTGTGTCTGCGCATAAGGGAAGTTCTTCTTATAGGTcgacttttttttccccagaatttgGCTTATATTGTGTCTCAGACCTTATTTAAATTAGAAGATCTGTGTTTCCAAATAAACATTGTAGTTATGCAGCAATTAGTAAGGGGAATCATTTGCTATTAAACTTCTGAGCCCAAAAATGGAGGTCCAGCTTCTGAGAAAAATGATGCATAGCGTATTCTGATTCACTAGGTGTAATATGCTTTCAGGAGTTCTATTTCACTCCCAGAATTTACTGTAGGCCCTTCCTAAACTTCTGTGTCACATGTACAGCATGTAAACACCAAAGCTCTCCACGCACAGTTCTCAATGGATCGATTGAGAAGTATTCTTTTCATATCTACAGTTTATTATTGCTGGTAATTCCTTGTAACTGTAATGCCaagcctgaaatatttttccccaaagctgGTTAGTTATTTTCTGCATAGTAGTATTTTCTCATAAACTagtatagaatcatagaatcaaggaattgtttggtttggaaaagacctctaagatccACAGAGTTCCACTTATTAAACTTGCACTGCTTTGTtgccactaaaccatgtccccaggtgccacatgttttttgaacagtGCAAGGGATGGTGTTTCCATTGCTTCCCTGGACAACTTGTTCCAACCCTGACAACTctcacagtgaagaaatttttcctggtATGCAATCTAAATTTCCCCATGCGGCCATTTCTCGTCCTATTGCTTGTtatttgggagaagagactgctGCCtacctcactacaacctccttccAGGTAGTTGCAGATAGAGATAAGGTCTCACTtaagctccttttctccagactggaCAACCCCaggtccctgctgctcctcaatAGGACGTGTGCTCCAGCTCATCATCTTATGCACCTCTTGGGAGTATTAATTCTATAGGAGCCACTGACAGAATTGATGCTTAGTTTTTCAAGCTCGGTTTCTTCTTGAAAAGGGGCTCTGAAACTTAAGGAATTCTAAGTGAAATTTCCTGCTGAAGTTGATGTCTTCATTTGTACCACACAACCCTTAAGATACCAGATTTATTAGTTGTATTGTTTTGAGAAGGCACTGAAAAGAGTTTCAGCCAGTGCTGTGTAGATAACACTGAAATGTTAAGTCTTCTGCCATAGTGCTGATATACTGAGGAATGAATTTGTGCTAAAGGGAAAAGTTATTTATTGGTTATAATTAAATAGCACATTATAGACATAATCTTGTCAAACACATTTCTGTTGAGTAATGAATTTCACAAAAgtaatttaggaaaaataccTTGCACAGAACCTATGGCTCCTTAACATTCTGTCACATATACATTACAAAAATTGCAAACTACTGCAGCATGAACCTTTGTGTCTGATTCACAACTTTACAATTACACTTTATCTTCCAGAAATACTGCCCTGATGCTGTTACTTATGCAGTAGCTTTCCCACTGCCTGATAATCATGGAAGGGACGTCTCCTGTTTTCAGGATCGTTGTCTGCTCCTCTGCATGTACTAGAGCAAAATCAGTCAGTTGGAATAGTTGGGTGATTTTGCAGATACAAAGAAACCCTGAAACTTTCATCCCTTATGATAATAAAGGGGGGGTTTATTACCATGTGATCTTTTCAGCTGTCTCAGCAGAACAGAAtatattagggaaaaaatggtttttcttGTACGTGTGCCATTTTGTTATTTACAGAGATGCCATGCATTTGTTGTCATGAATTCTACAAATACGGAAGCAGAGTGAGAGGATCCTATGAAGTTATCCTCTCCATTTTGGTAAGCGGATGTGAATGGAATGTGTGGGAAAAGCTCTACTGCACACAGGCTCTTCTAAGTTAGAGCTCTGGTTAGTGAAACCCCATTTCCAATAGGAACTGCAGGAGGATGGTCTTCAAGGGCTGGCTGCCATGGAGCAGGTGTGTGTTCATAAAGGACATTCATTGATACAGAATTTATGGCCGAAAAGTACATTTTCATGATAGTTGTATTCTCTCAGAGGTCTCATTGATCTTGGTCCAAGATCATAGTGGTTCAGGATAATAGTGAAAGTCTGTTTGTGAACATGTGCAGATGAGTTCTGACTTTACTCTCTTTATTACAGATGATGAACCAGAACCTGCTGATGGAAAAATTATGTTCAGGAAACCAGCCAAACGTTCATCAGAGAAGTGTTTGGACTTCAATGTAAGCTCAAGTAAGAAgatgaaagaagcaaagaaaactaaGAGGGAAGCAA carries:
- the KIAA1143 gene encoding uncharacterized protein KIAA1143 homolog isoform X1; the encoded protein is MSKRNQVSYVRPAEPAFLSRFKRRVGYREGPTVDTKREQLSLADDDSDNGSDREDEQPQVVTLKKGDLTAEEAMKIKQQIKEALKSNESDDEPEPADGKIMFRKPAKRSSEKCLDFNVSSSKKMKEAKKTKREATTSQSTAKQVKNSSLLSFDDEENDD
- the KIAA1143 gene encoding uncharacterized protein KIAA1143 homolog isoform X2 yields the protein MSKRNQVSYVRPAEPAFLSRFKRRVGYREGPTVDTKREQLSLADDDSDNGSDREDEQPQVVTLKKGDLTAEEAMKIKQQIKEALKSNESEMPCICCHEFYKYGSRVRGSYEVILSILMMNQNLLMEKLCSGNQPNVHQRSVWTSM